In a genomic window of Pararge aegeria chromosome 7, ilParAegt1.1, whole genome shotgun sequence:
- the LOC120625133 gene encoding protein ALP1-like isoform X1, with amino-acid sequence MVDWDLVLIAALAEEEEKSNQSRRFWVNNLWKQRYTSGEFNNLFNDLRYDVRKFYDYYRMSYENFESLVHLLRPFMEKKQSNFRTPISVEERLSVCLRFLITGVSFKTLAFNYRMGFSTVRCIVHETCRVIWNILGRIVLPKPTTAQWKIIAKDFDEIWNFPNCIGAIDGKHFKIRAPNNSGSMYFNYKKFFSIVLLAVADAKYRFVIVDVGAYGRNSDGGILDHSKLGLKLQNDTLNIPQNVSLRGITEELPYVFVADEAFPLTKNIMRPYPANQLANIEKRVFNYRLSRARRIVESAFGILQSRFEIFQRRMQVQAKYIDNIILACCSLHNYIINNATTELPNPLQESDILESSVDNNVVGDTDIIMCEGMVIRDQFKQYFNSEHGSVSWQNNIVNRS; translated from the exons ATGGTGGACTGGGATCTAGTGCTCATAGCAGCTCTTGCTGAAGAAGAAGAGAAATCTAATCAATCAAGAAGATTTTGGGTGAACAACCTTTGGAAGCAACGATATACGTCCGGTGAATTCAACAATTTATTCAATGATTTGCGTTATGACGTGCGAAAATTTTATGACTACTATAGAATGagttatgaaaattttgaaagTCTGGTTCATTTGCTTCGACCTTTCATGgagaaaaaacaatcaaattttCGCACACCTATATCTGTTGAAGAAAGATTGTCTGTGTGCTTGAG GTTTTTAATCACAGGAGTCAGTTTCAAAACTTTAGCATTCAATTACCGAATGGGATTTAGTACAGTTCGTTGTATAGTCCATGAAACCTGCCGTGTAATCTGGAATATTCTTGGCCGTATCGTTCTGCCAAAACCAACAACAGCACAATGGAAGATAATTGCTAAAGACTTTGATGAAATATGGAATTTTCCAAATTGTATTGGTGCCATAGATGGCAAGCACTTCAAGATACGAGCTCCAAATAATAGTGgaagtatgtattttaattataaaaaattttttagtaTCGTTCTGTTGGCTGTAGCAGATGCTAAATACAGATTTGTCATTGTCGATGTAGGTGCTTATGGTAGAAATAGCGACGGTGGTATATTAGATCATTCAAAATTGGGTTTAAAATTGCAAAACGACACCTTAAATATTCCTCAAAATGTGAGCTTACGAGGAATAACTGAAGAATTACCCTATGTTTTTGTTGCTGATGAAGCATTTCCACTAACGAAAAATATAATGAGACCGTACCCTGCGAATCAATTGGCAAATATAGAGAAAAGAGTTTTTAATTACAGACTAAGTCGAGCAAGGCGTATTGTGGAGAGTGCTTTTGGCATTCTTCAATCAAGGTTTGAAATATTTCAGAGGAGAATGCAAGTACAagcaaaatatatagataacatcATTTTAGCCTGCTGTTCTTTACATAATTACATCATTAACAATGCAACGACGGAACTTCCAAACCCACTACAGGAAAGTGACATTTTAGAAAGTTCCGTGGATAACAATGTAGTTGGCGATACCGATATTATCATGTGCGAGGGTATGGTCATTAGAGatcaatttaaacaatattttaactcTGAACATGGGTCAGTTAGTTGGCAGAATAATATTGTCAATAGATCATAA
- the LOC120625133 gene encoding uncharacterized protein LOC120625133 isoform X3, whose protein sequence is MVDWDLVLIAALAEEEEKSNQSRRFWVNNLWKQRYTSGEFNNLFNDLRYDVRKFYDYYRMSYENFESLVHLLRPFMEKKQSNFRTPISVEERLSVCLRFLITGVSFKTLAFNYRMGFSTVRCIVHETCRVIWNILGRIVLPKPTTAQWKIIAKDFDEIWNFPNCIGAIDGKHFKIRAPNNSGTNNRYTQWLPRLCCV, encoded by the exons ATGGTGGACTGGGATCTAGTGCTCATAGCAGCTCTTGCTGAAGAAGAAGAGAAATCTAATCAATCAAGAAGATTTTGGGTGAACAACCTTTGGAAGCAACGATATACGTCCGGTGAATTCAACAATTTATTCAATGATTTGCGTTATGACGTGCGAAAATTTTATGACTACTATAGAATGagttatgaaaattttgaaagTCTGGTTCATTTGCTTCGACCTTTCATGgagaaaaaacaatcaaattttCGCACACCTATATCTGTTGAAGAAAGATTGTCTGTGTGCTTGAG GTTTTTAATCACAGGAGTCAGTTTCAAAACTTTAGCATTCAATTACCGAATGGGATTTAGTACAGTTCGTTGTATAGTCCATGAAACCTGCCGTGTAATCTGGAATATTCTTGGCCGTATCGTTCTGCCAAAACCAACAACAGCACAATGGAAGATAATTGCTAAAGACTTTGATGAAATATGGAATTTTCCAAATTGTATTGGTGCCATAGATGGCAAGCACTTCAAGATACGAGCTCCAAATAATAGTGgaa
- the LOC120625133 gene encoding uncharacterized protein LOC120625133 isoform X2: protein MVDWDLVLIAALAEEEEKSNQSRRFWVNNLWKQRYTSGEFNNLFNDLRYDVRKFYDYYRMSYENFESLVHLLRPFMEKKQSNFRTPISVEERLSVCLRFLITGVSFKTLAFNYRMGFSTVRCIVHETCRVIWNILGRIVLPKPTTAQWKIIAKDFDEIWNFPNCIGAIDGKHFKIRAPNNSGSAYGRNSDGGILDHSKLGLKLQNDTLNIPQNVSLRGITEELPYVFVADEAFPLTKNIMRPYPANQLANIEKRVFNYRLSRARRIVESAFGILQSRFEIFQRRMQVQAKYIDNIILACCSLHNYIINNATTELPNPLQESDILESSVDNNVVGDTDIIMCEGMVIRDQFKQYFNSEHGSVSWQNNIVNRS from the exons ATGGTGGACTGGGATCTAGTGCTCATAGCAGCTCTTGCTGAAGAAGAAGAGAAATCTAATCAATCAAGAAGATTTTGGGTGAACAACCTTTGGAAGCAACGATATACGTCCGGTGAATTCAACAATTTATTCAATGATTTGCGTTATGACGTGCGAAAATTTTATGACTACTATAGAATGagttatgaaaattttgaaagTCTGGTTCATTTGCTTCGACCTTTCATGgagaaaaaacaatcaaattttCGCACACCTATATCTGTTGAAGAAAGATTGTCTGTGTGCTTGAG GTTTTTAATCACAGGAGTCAGTTTCAAAACTTTAGCATTCAATTACCGAATGGGATTTAGTACAGTTCGTTGTATAGTCCATGAAACCTGCCGTGTAATCTGGAATATTCTTGGCCGTATCGTTCTGCCAAAACCAACAACAGCACAATGGAAGATAATTGCTAAAGACTTTGATGAAATATGGAATTTTCCAAATTGTATTGGTGCCATAGATGGCAAGCACTTCAAGATACGAGCTCCAAATAATAGTGgaa GTGCTTATGGTAGAAATAGCGACGGTGGTATATTAGATCATTCAAAATTGGGTTTAAAATTGCAAAACGACACCTTAAATATTCCTCAAAATGTGAGCTTACGAGGAATAACTGAAGAATTACCCTATGTTTTTGTTGCTGATGAAGCATTTCCACTAACGAAAAATATAATGAGACCGTACCCTGCGAATCAATTGGCAAATATAGAGAAAAGAGTTTTTAATTACAGACTAAGTCGAGCAAGGCGTATTGTGGAGAGTGCTTTTGGCATTCTTCAATCAAGGTTTGAAATATTTCAGAGGAGAATGCAAGTACAagcaaaatatatagataacatcATTTTAGCCTGCTGTTCTTTACATAATTACATCATTAACAATGCAACGACGGAACTTCCAAACCCACTACAGGAAAGTGACATTTTAGAAAGTTCCGTGGATAACAATGTAGTTGGCGATACCGATATTATCATGTGCGAGGGTATGGTCATTAGAGatcaatttaaacaatattttaactcTGAACATGGGTCAGTTAGTTGGCAGAATAATATTGTCAATAGATCATAA
- the LOC120625133 gene encoding uncharacterized protein LOC120625133 isoform X4 codes for MVDWDLVLIAALAEEEEKSNQSRRFWVNNLWKQRYTSGEFNNLFNDLRYDVRKFYDYYRMSYENFESLVHLLRPFMEKKQSNFRTPISVEERLSVCLRFLITGVSFKTLAFNYRMGFSTVRCIVHETCRVIWNILGRIVLPKPTTAQWKIIAKDFDEIWNFPNCIGAIDGKHFKIRAPNNSGN; via the exons ATGGTGGACTGGGATCTAGTGCTCATAGCAGCTCTTGCTGAAGAAGAAGAGAAATCTAATCAATCAAGAAGATTTTGGGTGAACAACCTTTGGAAGCAACGATATACGTCCGGTGAATTCAACAATTTATTCAATGATTTGCGTTATGACGTGCGAAAATTTTATGACTACTATAGAATGagttatgaaaattttgaaagTCTGGTTCATTTGCTTCGACCTTTCATGgagaaaaaacaatcaaattttCGCACACCTATATCTGTTGAAGAAAGATTGTCTGTGTGCTTGAG GTTTTTAATCACAGGAGTCAGTTTCAAAACTTTAGCATTCAATTACCGAATGGGATTTAGTACAGTTCGTTGTATAGTCCATGAAACCTGCCGTGTAATCTGGAATATTCTTGGCCGTATCGTTCTGCCAAAACCAACAACAGCACAATGGAAGATAATTGCTAAAGACTTTGATGAAATATGGAATTTTCCAAATTGTATTGGTGCCATAGATGGCAAGCACTTCAAGATACGAGCTCCAAATAATAGTGgaa ACTAA
- the LOC120625134 gene encoding uncharacterized protein LOC120625134, whose amino-acid sequence MAEEKLINLVRLHECLYNIKSRHYSDQHMKNNAWEQIAKEFNKTPQECLKMWTNIRNNYRKAIKNRTSKSGDSAKPQRPIKHERELQFLTTFLQNRAQVSNLDSSSEDTQDSFLDSLQSRPQSQMSHSDSQNSRPRSQNITTAEILKNYIDSKNNEDEHPIDIFFKSMSATVKSLPKKLQLQVKRDVLLIVNKAEIEYSEMLEAPQHIETTRSINEPSTSKQKPPVNQSNYTMDDFSYYTPQATSVNNEDNIHSTLKYTPTPIPRCQDQNIEISDYQNIETNDYQNL is encoded by the exons taaaatcgCGTCACTACAGTGACCAACACATGAAAAATAATGCGTGGGAGCAAATCGCCAAAGAATTCAATAAAACAC ctCAAGAATGCCTCAAGATGTGGACGAACATCAGAAACAACTATCGAAAAGCGATAAAAAATAGAACAAGCAAAAGTGGTGATTCTGCAAAGCCACAAAGGCCAATAAAACACGAAAGAGAACTCCAATTCTTAActacatttttacaaaatagaGCACAGGTATCTAATTTAGATTCGTCTTCCGAGGACACACAAGATTCTTTCTTGGATTCTCTTCAATCACGGCCACAATCACAAATGTCACATTCAGATTCACAAAACTCGCGTCCTCGATCACAAAACATAACCACAGCtgagatattaaaaaattatatagattcTAAAAATAACGAAGATGAACAtcctatagatatattttttaaatcaatgtctGCTACAGTAAAATCTTTACCGAAAAAGTTGCAACTTCAAGTGAAAAGAGATGTATTGCTTATTGTTAATAAGGCAGAAATCGAATATTCAGAAATGTTAGAAGCACCACAGCATATTGAAACAACAAGATCTATTAATGAACCATCCACATCGAAACAAAAACCTCCTGTGAATCAATCAAACTACACCATGGACGATTTTTCTTATTACACACCCCAAGCAACATCCGTAAATAACGAGGACAACATACATTCAACATTGAAATATACACCGACACCCATACCTAGATGCCAAGACCAAAACATTGAAATCAGTGATTACCAGAATATTGAAACCAATGATTaccagaatttgtaa